The Lathyrus oleraceus cultivar Zhongwan6 chromosome 5, CAAS_Psat_ZW6_1.0, whole genome shotgun sequence genome includes the window AATTACGGCATGATCGGTATAGATAATTATCATTGCTCCTACTAGCtaagaacgaaatttatccaAAGCGAACACGACAACTAAAAGTTCCTTTTCtgtggtggcgtagttcatctgtgcaggatctagggttctacttgtgtagtatattgcatgaagtttcttatCCCTTATTTGTCCTAAGATTGCGCCTACGACAtagtcactagcgtcacacatgatttcaaacGGTAAATTTCTAATCGGGCGGTTGCATGATAGGTGTGGTGATAAGAGTTGTTTTCAATTGTTCAAACGCTATTAGGCATTTGTCGTCAAAGATGAATTCGGCGTCTTTCATCAATAATCCAGTTAGTGGATTGGTGATgtttgagaaatctttaatgaatcaTCGGTAGAAACTGACATCTCCTAAGAAACTTCGTATTTCTCTtacggttttcggaggttgaaggttttctataacttctattttagccTTGTCAACTTCAACCCCCTTATCGGACACTATGTGCCCGAGTACAattccttgtcggaccatgaaatggcatttttctCAGTTTAACACGAGGTTCACTTTTacgcatctttcaagtaccattATAAATATTCGATAAACATCCTTCAAAGCTCTGCCCACAAAcagagaaatcgtccataaaaactttcatgatgtcttctataaaatcatcaaaaattgacatcatgcatctcTGGAATGTTGCGGGAGCATTACATAGTCCGAACGGCATTCGTCGATAGGTGAATGTACCATATGGACatgtgaaggttgttttctcttggtcgtcagaatgaataggaatttggaaaaatcttgaataaccgtctaaatagcagaagtgagaatgcttagccaatagttcaagcatttgatcattaaatggtaaaggaaaatgatccaTTACCACTCTTTGTGCTATAGGTTCGCATTTTTCATTATTCACAACTGTGACACCTTCCTTCTTTGGTACAACATGCACTGGGTTGACCCATTGGCTATCGGATATTGGGTAGATAATGCATGCTTCTAACAGTTTTTGCACTTCTTTCTTTACTACATCACTCAGAAtgggatttatccttctttgatgttctTTAGAGGTCTTATtgtcttcctctagcataatgcgatgcatgcacatagaagggcttattccttttagatctgaGATATTATAGCCTAAAGCAGTTGGATATTTCCTTAAAACGTGTAAGAGTTTTTCGGTTTCTATCTGCCCTAAGTCTGCATTAACTATTATAGGTCGCTcgagttcagtgtctaggaattcgtaccTCAAATTCTTGGGTAGCGTTTTAAGTTCTAATGTTGGTTTCTTCCGGCAAGGCATATGTTTGGGTATTAGTGCTAGACATTCACTTAGGTTGTCATCTTGGTATTCCTTATTCCAATTTTTATCTTCAAAAGTAGAAGGCCTTGGAACTTTCAGTATTTTGGAGTATGAAGTTTGTTCATTCTCCATTTCTCTTACACACTCGTCGATGACATCTAGCAGAAAACATGTATCGTCTATAACTGGTGCCTTTAAGAATTGCGTCAAAATAAATTCAACTTTTTCCTGACAAACTTCAAAGGTTAGCTTGCCTTTATTTACATCTATAATAGCTCCGACAGTggctaagaatggtcttcctaatatgatagggATATTGGAATCCTCCTTtatgtccatgattatgaaatCAGTAGGAATATAAAATTGACCTATGCGCACCGGAACATTCTCTAACATACCTACGGGAAATTTAACAGAACGATCCGCAAGTTGTACAGACATCctagttggtcttaattctcccattttaagcctttcgcatatggacaagggcattaaGCTAATACTGGATCCTAAGTCGCATAGtgctttgtctatgacaaattttccgATTACATAGGGTATGGAGAAACTCCATGGGTCTTTAAGCTTAGAAGGCATATTGTTTTGTATTATGCCtctacactcagcagtaagtgtaacaGTTTCGTTATCCTCGATTttcttcttgttagataagatATCCTTAAGAAACTTAGCGTACGAGGGCATTTGagtgatggcttctgtaaagggtattgTGATATTCAATTGTTTTAGAAGCTCTACAAATTTCTTAAATTTCcctacacttttagatttaacaagTCTTTGAGGATATGGGATAGGAGGTTTATacggtggtggaggcacataTGATTCTTCTTTCTCTATGACCTTTTTGCTTTTATCTTCCTTTAGTTTTTCTTCCTTCTCAGTTATCTTACCAGGGTCTTGGTGCATGGCTGGGTTTTGAATTCTAGGGTCGGTCGGTCCGTCTAATTCTGTCCTACTTCGTAGTATAATAGCATTTGCATGAACTTTCGGGTTTGGTTGTGGCTATCTACGAAATGTACCTGCaggggcagcagtaggtgcttgttgttgagccacttgcgAAATTTTTGTTTCTAAGATTTTATTATGGATGGCTAAAGTGTCTACTTTGTTTGCTAACTGCTTGATTTCctcactagtgtgtatgttttgatttaggaaatcctgatttgtttgggcttgggtagctatgaagttTTTCATCATTATTCAAGATTTGACTTCCTATGAGCATTTGGAGCATTTGTGGTAGCTTTATGATATCCTAGTGGTACAGCAAGTGCTTGGTTAGGTGCATACAATGTGTTACTGTTTTCGTACAAAAAGTTCGGAtggttcttccaacctgggttataggtGTTTGAGTAAGGGTTTCTTTGAGCAGAATTCACTTGGTCTGTGGAGATTCCTATCAAAAGTTGACATTCAAGGGCAGTATGCCCATGAACTCTGCATATCTCGCAGTTTGGTGCTACAACAGCTACGGTGGCTACGAGTGTTATGGTAAGATTTTCAATCTTTTGAGTAAGAGCATCTACCTTAGCATTGACATGGTCTAGACTGCTTATTTCGTACATACCGCCTTTCACTGGAGGTTTCAATATGGAGGTTCTTTCGCTTCCCCACTGGTAGTGATTCTGGGCCATACTTTCGATAAGTTGGTAGGCCTCATTGTAGGGTTTATCCATCAGTGTGCCACCTGCGACGACGTCTATTATCAATATTATGTTGTACAAGAGACCGTTTTAAAAGGTATGAATGATCAACCACTCTTCTAGACTGTGATGTGGACAAAgcctcatcatgtccttgtatctctcccaagcttcaaaaagtgattcattGTCTTTTTGTTTAAAAccgtttatttgggctcttagcataatcgtcttactaggtgggaaatatcgtgctaagaaaactttcttcaactcgttccacgtAGTGACAGAGTTGGATGGTAGAGACTGGAGCCAGGCTCTAActctatctcttaatgagaaagggaaaagaCGTAGTCTTATAGCTTCGGGACTGACACCATTCGCTTTCACTGTGTCTGCGTATTACAAAAACACTAAGCAATGTAGGTACGGGTCCTCAGTGGGACTACCGAAAAATTGGTTTTGCTGTACGGCTGACAACAATGAAGGTTTTAATTCGAAATTATTTGCCTCGATGGCAGGGGCAGCGATGCTGTTATATGGTTCATCCTGCGAAGGGATGGCATAGTACTTGAGAGGACGGTTCTGCAGTCCTTCGGCCATCTCTGGTTGTATAACTGTCACAGGAAAATGGATATTAGGATCGGGAAGATTTTGCTTGATACGGTGTTCTCGTATCCGGCGTTCTAATCTTAGATAATGCTCTAGCTCGTCAAATGGTAGCTTTAATTtctcgccttgagagcgagtacttggcatacactcGACAAATTAGAAAGGGAAATATATTtgtttgccttagtctatactgggcaacactggagttacgatatcgactaaatcAGTCCCCGACAATGACGACAAAAACTTGATCGCGTGACTAGTATGTCTATAGGattcgtgactgcaagtgcacagtcgtattgcgtagttttaaagattatcgaacccaaaggactaataatcgaactTACCGTTATCTAATattactacgtaaatctaaggcTGAGGATCTCTCTAGGAGTTGAGGGACGAAAAGAAATAACTACTAAGGAAAACAAAATcttaataaaaatatttaatagtGGGATATAGGTATGTAATGCACAAAACCTCagggattcgatagatagttggtgtaatcttaaacatcaaaatattcttcagtagaaattatttatttaaaagactttgtctcacactctcgtttttattgattctgaccatactcttaaaccagaatgcttcGCTCTCGCTGTCTCATTtgaattaaaagtaatttttggaaatgaataaagtctaattaatcccAAAGCGCTCTCGCTATatttaggattaatgcctagtttcagctatccggttaaaatctcaaactcttGTTTTATTGACCATAACCCTTGTTTtctttgtactctcgtacgaaaacAATTTTAAATTTGGAACAAGAAACTATAACCAGAAAATAGTTTTATAAAAgccaacaccaattatttacgaatctCGTCGTTTCtacggtctttacataccgatatcgatggatttagccggacatggatccggGAACAAACATGATATTATGATAATTAAACATAAGATAAGGCATAAGCAGttaaaatagaaattaaaatagaaCTTGGAATATAAACCGAAAACTTGAAATAAATGCTAATTCTTGAATTCAAACAATACCGGCACGCTTTGGCAATCGGGTACACCGttacaatcaaattcagttgCTTAAAATAAAAGTCGTAATAGTCCCTGATGTGGAGAATCTATCACTTTCAGGTAAATATCTACTTAAGAAATGCTAACAACAAAATCTGACTAAAAAAATGCACACCGGTCTCTGAAGACTGAAGTCTATATATATACTCCCCACTCCTCCTTAAAAGTATCCTTGAATATCTACTAGTGGGGAGCAGTTTGTTGAACGAGCTAAAATCGAACATGGAGAAAATTGTGGAGAGGAACAAGGAGGAATGGGTTGGTGGTGGCTACCATAACCCTAGGTGTTTGGTCCATGTGGCGGGCTCCACTCTCTAATGTGGTGGACGCCACAT containing:
- the LOC127079641 gene encoding uncharacterized protein LOC127079641, whose protein sequence is MHQDPGKITEKEEKLKEDKSKKVIEKEESYVPPPPYKPPIPYPQRLVKSKSVGKFKKFVELLKQLNITIPFTEAITQMPSYAKFLKDILSNKKKIEDNETVTLTAECRGIIQNNMPSKLKDPWSFSIPYVIGKFVIDKALCDLGSSMLENVPVRIGQFYIPTDFIIMDIKEDSNIPIILGRPFLATVGAIIDVNKGKLTFEVCQEKVEFILTQFLKAPVIDDTCFLLDVIDECVREMENEQTSYSKILKVPRPSTFEDKNWNKEYQDDNLSECLALIPKHMPCRKKPTLELKTLPKNLRYEFLDTELERPIIVNADLGQIETEKLLHLFDLDGPPDAPPSPPETPQIYDHYDTYLSDADSCAYVVPAVHPIDHVAAIEVVETDTANLRGELSTLRVDLHGFMDVVTENLDHIYQHFYSFSPPAGSRRNG
- the LOC127079642 gene encoding uncharacterized protein LOC127079642, which codes for MAQNHYQWGSERTSILKPPVKGGMYEISSLDHVNAKVDALTQKIENLTITLVATVAVVAPNCEICRVHGHTALECQLLIGISTDQVNSAQRNPYSNTYNPGWKNHPNFLYENSNTLYAPNQALAVPLGYHKATTNAPNAHRKSNLE